Proteins from one Cydia fagiglandana chromosome 13, ilCydFagi1.1, whole genome shotgun sequence genomic window:
- the LOC134670281 gene encoding KRR1 small subunit processome component homolog: protein MQESDNEIADTGPVDNAWAMKIPKFTPEDNPHGLLEESKFATLFPKYREQYLKECWPLVQKVLKEHHIVAELDLIEGSIIVKTTRKTWDPYIIIKARDLMKLMSRSVPFEQAVRVLEDEIGCDIIKINSFVRKKETFLKRRQRLIGPNGVTLKSIELLTECYVLVQGNTVSAVGPYKGLVQVRRIVEDTMKNIHPMYNIKSLMIKRELMKDPRLKNESWDRFLPTFKSKNVPRKQPKKKVQKKPYTPFPPPQAESKIDKELATGEYFLKDEQKKAKKRHAREEKQEQNKRARAEQRQKDFIPPEEKSVAPSTSTESTVDIQQFKAKMKKFSKQHKGLKKSKAKEDGQ, encoded by the coding sequence ATGCAAGAATCTGACAACGAGATAGCGGACACGGGGCCCGTCGATAATGCATGGGCTATGAAAATACCTAAGTTCACCCCAGAGGATAACCCTCATGGTCTGTTAGAAGAAAGTAAATTTGCAACCTTATTCCCTAAATATCGTGAACAGTACCTGAAAGAATGTTGGCCTCTCGTGCAGAAAGTGTTAAAGGAACATCACATTGTCGCCGAATTGGATCTTATCGAAGGTAGCATTATTGTTAAAACTACGAGAAAGACTTGGGACccctatataataataaaagctAGAGATTTAATGAAACTAATGTCTCGAAGCGTCCCGTTTGAACAGGCAGTCAGGGTTCTAGAGGATGAAATAGGATgtgatattattaaaataaactcatTCGTGCGAAAGAAGGAAACCTTTTTGAAGAGACGGCAGCGATTGATAGGACCAAATGGAGTGACTCTCAAGTCTATCGAACTACTGACCGAGTGTTACGTACTTGTTCAAGGCAATACTGTGTCCGCTGTTGGCCCATACAAAGGTTTAGTTCAGGTCCGACGCATAGTAGAGGATACCATGAAAAATATCCACCCAATGTATAACATAAAAAGTTTAATGATTAAGAGAGAATTAATGAAAGATCCTAGACTAAAAAATGAAAGCTGGGACAGATTCCTGCCAACATTTAAAAGCAAAAATGTGCCAAGGAAACAGCCTAAAAAGAAAGTTCAGAAGAAACCTTACACTCCGTTCCCACCACCTCAAGCAGAGAGCAAAATTGACAAGGAGCTGGCGACTGGAGAGTACTTCCTCAAGGATGAACAGAAGAAGGCTAAGAAGAGGCATGCCAGAGAGGAGAAACAAGAACAAAATAAGCGGGCCCGTGCGGAGCAGCGGCAGAAGGACTTCATTCCACCGGAGGAGAAATCTGTTGCTCCCTCTACATCCACAGAGTCTACAGTTGATATCCAACAGTTTAAGGCTAAAATGAAAAAGTTCTCTAAACAGCATAAAGGACTGAAAAAATCTAAGGCAAAGGAAGATGGGCAATAG